Proteins encoded together in one Planctomyces sp. SH-PL14 window:
- the phoU gene encoding phosphate signaling complex protein PhoU, with the protein MSAHLQTDLEALHKDLLSMCARVEDMIHRAVAQLSKPAVEEARELTAQDTDIDRWDVRIEDNCLKLLALHQPVAIDLRRIAAVLKISGELERVADLAVNIAERAIGLLDAPEVVVPDALMTMAGQAVDMLHRSIDCYVELDSVNARQVCNEDDLVDEMNAQLLADLIGQMHRHPDRLDALLHLFSAVRQVERVADHATNIAEDVVYLVEGKIIRHWKKLERIESSGP; encoded by the coding sequence ATGTCTGCCCACCTGCAAACCGACCTCGAAGCCCTCCACAAAGACCTGTTGTCGATGTGCGCGAGGGTGGAGGACATGATCCACCGGGCGGTGGCTCAGCTGTCCAAGCCGGCGGTCGAAGAAGCCCGCGAGCTGACGGCTCAGGATACGGACATCGATCGGTGGGACGTTCGGATCGAAGACAACTGCCTGAAGCTGCTCGCCCTGCACCAGCCGGTGGCGATCGACCTCCGGCGGATTGCGGCGGTGCTCAAGATTTCGGGTGAGCTCGAACGCGTGGCGGACCTGGCGGTCAACATCGCGGAACGGGCGATCGGACTTCTCGACGCCCCCGAAGTCGTCGTCCCGGACGCCCTGATGACGATGGCCGGACAGGCGGTCGACATGCTGCACCGGAGCATCGACTGTTACGTCGAGCTGGACAGCGTGAACGCCCGCCAGGTGTGTAACGAAGACGATCTGGTCGATGAGATGAACGCCCAGCTCCTGGCGGACCTGATCGGCCAGATGCACCGGCATCCGGATCGGCTCGACGCCCTGTTGCACCTGTTCTCGGCGGTGCGGCAGGTGGAACGCGTGGCGGACCACGCCACAAACATCGCCGAGGACGTGGTCTACCTTGTCGAGGGGAAGATCATCCGTCACTGGAAGAAGCTCGAGCGAATCGAATCGTCGGGACCATGA
- the pstB gene encoding phosphate ABC transporter ATP-binding protein PstB: protein MANSFQSVLKNRSDERDGTHRGIKFEARDLNFYYGASQALFNISVQVPERSVTALIGPSGCGKSTFLRTLNRMNDIIEGTRHTGEIILEGVNIYAPEIDVVSLRKRVGMVFQKSTPFPKSIFDNVAYGPRIAGEKDRRKLAEIVESSLKRAALWNEVSNRLNHSAMALSGGQQQRLCIARALATSPDVLLMDEPASALDPASTSRIEDLIFDLKKNYTIVIVTHNMQQAARVSDMTAFFYQGKLVEMGDTQQMFTNPSDKQTEDYITGRFG, encoded by the coding sequence ATGGCCAATTCCTTCCAGAGCGTCCTCAAGAATCGTTCCGACGAACGGGACGGGACGCATCGCGGCATCAAGTTCGAGGCCCGGGACCTCAACTTCTACTACGGGGCCAGCCAGGCGCTGTTCAACATTTCCGTGCAGGTCCCCGAGCGGTCCGTCACGGCGCTCATCGGGCCGTCGGGCTGCGGGAAGAGCACGTTCCTCCGGACGCTGAACCGGATGAACGACATCATCGAAGGGACCCGCCACACCGGCGAGATCATCCTCGAAGGGGTCAACATCTACGCTCCGGAGATCGACGTGGTGTCGCTCCGCAAGCGGGTCGGGATGGTCTTCCAGAAGTCGACGCCGTTCCCGAAGTCGATCTTCGACAACGTCGCCTACGGGCCGCGGATCGCCGGCGAGAAGGACCGCCGCAAGCTGGCCGAGATCGTCGAGTCGAGCCTCAAGCGGGCCGCCCTCTGGAACGAAGTCAGCAACCGTCTCAACCACTCCGCGATGGCCCTCTCGGGGGGACAGCAGCAGCGGCTGTGCATCGCCCGGGCGCTCGCCACGAGTCCCGACGTCCTGCTGATGGACGAGCCGGCGTCGGCCCTCGACCCCGCCTCGACGTCGCGGATCGAGGACCTGATCTTCGACCTCAAGAAGAACTACACGATCGTGATCGTGACGCACAACATGCAGCAGGCGGCCCGGGTCAGCGACATGACCGCCTTCTTCTACCAGGGGAAGCTCGTCGAGATGGGGGACACGCAGCAGATGTTCACGAATCCCTCCGACAAGCAGACGGAAGACTATATCACGGGCCGATTTGGATGA
- a CDS encoding PstA family ABC transporter permease, with product MPEWARVRRQVRPIERMFTVACVIATWSSFAFLIVIVGAIVHMAWGWLDWQLLTSYDSALDPKKAGIIAGLWGTGWTILLTFLFAIPMGIGAGVYLEEYGSNSRLARLIQINIANLAGVPSVVFGILGLSVFARMFGVFEQGGLIDRWTGHHVTGVKLIGIEIPLPFGRCVLTGSLTMALLVLPVIIVATQEALRAVPKSLRESSLALGATKWQTIRHQILPAGLPGILTGVILAMSRAIGETAPLILIGAATFVRFSPGNIDGFAAIRDNPAGLLKAPFDKYTVLPIQIFNWVRQSKPEFGNVAAAAIIVLLLMLVVLNGVAIFIRYRFQRHTRW from the coding sequence GTGCCTGAGTGGGCGCGCGTCCGTCGCCAGGTCCGGCCGATCGAGCGGATGTTCACCGTGGCGTGCGTCATCGCCACCTGGTCGAGCTTCGCGTTCCTGATCGTGATCGTCGGGGCCATCGTCCACATGGCGTGGGGCTGGCTCGACTGGCAGCTCCTGACGAGCTACGACTCCGCGCTCGATCCCAAGAAGGCGGGCATCATCGCGGGGCTGTGGGGGACCGGCTGGACGATCCTCCTGACCTTCCTGTTTGCCATCCCGATGGGGATCGGGGCAGGGGTCTACCTGGAAGAGTACGGGTCGAACTCCCGGCTGGCCCGGCTGATCCAGATCAACATCGCCAACCTGGCGGGGGTGCCGTCGGTCGTGTTCGGCATTCTGGGACTCTCGGTCTTCGCCCGGATGTTCGGGGTCTTCGAACAGGGAGGTCTCATCGACCGCTGGACGGGACACCATGTCACGGGCGTGAAGCTCATCGGGATCGAGATCCCGCTGCCGTTCGGCCGCTGCGTCCTGACCGGCTCGCTGACGATGGCGCTCCTGGTCCTGCCCGTGATCATCGTCGCCACGCAGGAAGCGCTGCGGGCGGTCCCGAAGTCGCTCCGGGAGTCGTCGCTGGCCCTCGGCGCGACGAAGTGGCAGACGATCCGGCATCAGATCCTTCCGGCCGGACTCCCCGGCATCCTGACCGGGGTGATCCTGGCGATGTCCCGGGCGATCGGCGAAACCGCTCCCCTGATCCTGATCGGGGCGGCGACGTTCGTCCGCTTCTCGCCCGGGAATATCGACGGCTTTGCGGCGATCCGGGACAATCCGGCCGGGCTGCTCAAGGCGCCGTTCGACAAGTACACCGTCCTGCCGATCCAGATTTTCAACTGGGTCCGCCAGTCCAAGCCGGAGTTCGGCAACGTGGCGGCCGCGGCGATCATCGTCCTGCTGCTGATGCTGGTCGTCCTGAACGGAGTGGCGATTTTCATCCGGTACCGCTTCCAGCGCCACACCCGCTGGTAA
- the pstC gene encoding phosphate ABC transporter permease subunit PstC, translating into MADSSSPPASAPPSRSILRQDAPFATRLERFKERVIEIGLILCASISIAVTVGIVAVLLNETVIPYFGQENGGHFTRKSFFQIVSPKEFFTETRWTPQFADKHFGVLPLIRATFMVAGIAAMFGLPFGILSAVYLSEYSTPRMRDIVKPILEMLAGIPTVVYGYFALKFVTPVLLKPFFGGLLGMDVEQFNAMSGGIVVGIMIMPMVCSLTEDALRAVPKSLREAGYALGATKYDVSTKVVVPAAFSGIVAAFLLAISRAIGETMAVAIACGNGTEMGLNPLKSMQTMTAFVVNLSLGEASSGTVEYKSLFAVALTLFCITLTMNLISQRVMRKYREVYH; encoded by the coding sequence ATGGCCGATTCGTCCTCTCCTCCCGCGTCCGCGCCTCCCTCCCGGTCGATCCTCCGGCAGGATGCCCCGTTTGCGACGCGCCTCGAGCGGTTCAAGGAGCGGGTGATCGAGATCGGCCTGATCCTCTGTGCGTCGATCAGCATCGCCGTCACGGTGGGGATCGTGGCGGTCCTCCTGAACGAGACCGTCATCCCGTACTTCGGCCAGGAGAACGGCGGGCACTTCACCCGCAAGTCGTTCTTCCAGATCGTCTCGCCGAAGGAGTTCTTCACCGAGACCCGCTGGACGCCGCAGTTCGCCGACAAGCACTTCGGCGTGCTGCCGCTCATCCGGGCGACCTTCATGGTGGCGGGGATCGCGGCGATGTTCGGGCTCCCCTTCGGGATCCTGAGCGCGGTCTATCTCAGCGAGTACTCCACGCCGCGGATGCGGGACATTGTCAAGCCGATCCTCGAGATGCTGGCCGGCATTCCGACGGTGGTCTACGGGTACTTTGCCCTCAAGTTCGTGACGCCGGTCCTGCTCAAGCCGTTCTTCGGGGGCCTCCTGGGGATGGATGTGGAGCAGTTCAACGCCATGAGCGGCGGGATCGTGGTCGGCATCATGATCATGCCGATGGTCTGCTCCCTGACCGAAGACGCCCTCCGCGCCGTCCCCAAGAGCCTCCGCGAGGCGGGCTACGCGCTGGGAGCGACGAAATATGACGTCTCGACGAAGGTCGTCGTTCCGGCCGCCTTCTCCGGGATCGTAGCCGCCTTCCTCTTGGCGATCTCGCGGGCCATTGGCGAGACGATGGCCGTGGCGATCGCCTGCGGGAACGGGACCGAGATGGGGCTCAACCCCCTCAAGAGCATGCAGACGATGACCGCCTTCGTGGTCAACCTGAGCCTCGGCGAGGCGTCGTCCGGGACGGTGGAATACAAGAGCCTGTTCGCCGTGGCCCTGACGCTGTTCTGCATCACGCTGACGATGAACCTCATCTCGCAGCGGGTCATGCGGAAGTACCGGGAGGTCTACCATTGA
- a CDS encoding PstS family phosphate ABC transporter substrate-binding protein translates to MIRNSLFRRLFALSLCGFLVGCETQTAPAPKPAGSEPSAASPMTPAAPAAGAPAPSNEKLTGEIVIDGSSTVAPITTAVAEKFSEIQPGVRVPVGTAGTGGGYKKFIEGATEINDASRPISESEKAQCKEKGIEYLEIKVGIDGLSVVVNPANDWCKAITTEQLKKLWETGSTVKKWNELDPAWPDAEIKLFGPGTDSGTFDTFTEVICGKVGNSRTDYQPSEDDNFLVQGVAGDKNALGYFGYAYFVENKDKVKAVAVAKGSDAAAAVEPTDANIESGKYSPLSRSLFLCINKKALAKKEVAAFLRYYFSEAGQKLVSEVGYVRLPKAELDGVVKTLEEALKAAGN, encoded by the coding sequence ATGATTCGCAATTCCTTGTTCCGCCGCCTCTTCGCGCTCTCGCTGTGCGGCTTCCTCGTCGGCTGCGAGACACAGACCGCCCCCGCCCCCAAGCCGGCGGGTTCGGAGCCCTCCGCCGCCTCGCCGATGACCCCCGCCGCTCCGGCCGCCGGAGCCCCCGCCCCTTCCAATGAGAAGCTGACGGGCGAAATCGTCATCGACGGCTCCTCCACCGTCGCCCCGATCACGACCGCGGTCGCCGAAAAGTTCAGCGAGATCCAGCCGGGCGTCCGCGTCCCGGTCGGAACCGCCGGCACCGGCGGCGGTTACAAGAAGTTCATCGAAGGGGCGACGGAGATCAACGACGCCTCCCGGCCGATCTCCGAGTCCGAAAAGGCTCAGTGCAAGGAAAAGGGGATCGAGTACCTCGAGATCAAGGTGGGGATCGATGGCCTGTCGGTCGTCGTCAACCCGGCCAACGACTGGTGCAAGGCGATCACGACTGAACAGCTCAAGAAGCTGTGGGAGACCGGCAGCACCGTCAAGAAGTGGAACGAACTCGATCCCGCGTGGCCGGACGCTGAAATCAAGCTCTTCGGACCCGGGACCGACTCCGGTACGTTCGACACCTTCACGGAAGTGATCTGCGGCAAGGTCGGCAACAGCCGGACCGACTACCAGCCGAGCGAAGACGACAACTTCCTGGTCCAGGGAGTCGCCGGCGACAAGAACGCCCTCGGCTACTTCGGCTACGCCTACTTCGTCGAGAACAAGGACAAGGTCAAGGCGGTCGCGGTTGCCAAGGGAAGCGACGCGGCGGCCGCGGTCGAGCCGACCGACGCCAACATCGAGAGCGGCAAGTACAGCCCGCTCTCCCGCTCGCTCTTCCTGTGCATCAACAAGAAGGCGCTGGCCAAGAAGGAAGTCGCCGCCTTCCTGCGGTACTACTTCTCCGAAGCGGGCCAGAAGCTCGTCTCGGAAGTCGGTTACGTCCGGTTGCCGAAGGCCGAACTCGACGGCGTCGTGAAGACGCTCGAAGAGGCCCTCAAGGCGGCCGGGAACTGA
- a CDS encoding tetratricopeptide repeat protein, whose amino-acid sequence MTCPRRFGFTLSLSLLTATSLAAAALKPGDAPPPMQVDDLAPAPKGFRLQVTDDIAEPFQPATPPTSEDATRRTARTWYMAGEVHSHRREIAKAIECYKKAVALDPSAILVYGPLIGHLHDEGEPEEAKKYAFEAAERDPRGLRFVWILAGANLRQPEVAIELLEKGLTLKTVQPGTADYLTMQRDLGTLYRSKQNFEESAKRFEVVFQAYKAPDKLSATEKERVFKEPGKMLEEFGEVFLAAKKPDLAVEAFTAASNLVQGSKAVHSYNLALVFRETGKPEEALKQLDEYFNAQLQNKGRAAYDLLKELLKELKRSDEFLSRLEDLRKKDPQNPGLRYYVAEQYAELKEFAKAEALFTEGQTDVRDPRALVGLIPVYAGMKNTEKLLETVSKAYAVVPQSDSEELLNQLEPEMKSLAMRLKSEIEDLGKNVEAMDSLVALGRKLSEGEDPKIDFVQAYLLGRITAGAKRTPDAIFFYELAISMRNDPPGALYRELAQHLMDEENYKEAIRVLNGALKHESDALKDERWTFQYFLSFAYEFSGETQEALRVIRDAQANEPRNPQVRLQEGWVFSHSEQWDEAIKIYTAVLKDFARDKRTKDSARFSLSNAYTQKGDKAKGEEVLEEVLKEDPDNTQANNDLAYLWSEQGKNLEKSRAMVEKALKAEPENPAYLDTLGWVLYQIGDYEAALKPLLTASEMPRGQDPTIYDHLGDIYDKLNKKEEATKAWSKGLELEEKKVRQDKKMLDKLRKKLGK is encoded by the coding sequence ATGACTTGTCCGCGACGCTTCGGGTTCACGCTCTCCCTCTCCCTCCTGACGGCGACGTCGCTCGCCGCGGCCGCACTCAAGCCGGGAGACGCCCCCCCGCCCATGCAGGTCGACGACCTCGCCCCCGCCCCCAAGGGATTCCGGCTCCAGGTCACTGACGACATCGCCGAGCCGTTCCAGCCCGCCACCCCGCCCACCTCGGAAGACGCCACCCGCCGGACCGCCCGCACCTGGTACATGGCGGGAGAAGTCCACTCCCACCGCCGCGAAATCGCCAAAGCGATCGAGTGCTATAAGAAGGCGGTCGCCCTCGACCCCAGCGCCATCCTGGTCTACGGCCCCCTCATCGGCCACCTGCACGACGAAGGCGAACCCGAAGAAGCCAAGAAGTACGCCTTCGAAGCGGCCGAGCGCGACCCCCGCGGCCTGCGCTTCGTCTGGATCCTCGCCGGCGCCAACCTCCGCCAGCCGGAAGTCGCCATCGAGCTGCTGGAAAAGGGCCTGACCCTCAAGACCGTCCAGCCCGGCACCGCTGACTACCTCACGATGCAGCGGGACCTGGGGACCCTCTACCGCAGCAAGCAGAACTTCGAGGAATCGGCCAAGCGGTTCGAAGTCGTCTTCCAGGCCTACAAGGCCCCGGACAAGCTCTCCGCCACCGAAAAGGAGCGGGTCTTCAAAGAGCCGGGGAAGATGCTCGAGGAGTTCGGCGAAGTCTTCCTCGCCGCCAAGAAGCCCGACCTCGCGGTCGAGGCCTTCACCGCCGCCTCCAACCTCGTCCAGGGCTCCAAGGCGGTCCACAGCTACAACCTCGCCCTCGTCTTCCGCGAAACCGGCAAACCCGAAGAGGCGCTGAAGCAGCTCGACGAGTACTTCAACGCCCAGCTCCAGAACAAAGGCCGCGCCGCCTACGACCTCCTCAAGGAACTCCTCAAGGAGCTGAAGCGGAGCGACGAGTTCCTCAGCCGCCTGGAAGACCTCCGCAAGAAGGATCCCCAGAACCCCGGCCTGCGGTACTACGTCGCCGAGCAGTACGCCGAGCTCAAGGAGTTCGCCAAGGCCGAAGCGCTGTTCACCGAAGGCCAGACCGACGTCCGCGACCCGCGGGCCCTCGTCGGCCTGATCCCGGTCTACGCCGGGATGAAGAACACCGAGAAGCTGCTGGAAACGGTCAGCAAGGCCTACGCCGTCGTCCCGCAGTCCGATTCCGAAGAGCTGCTGAACCAGCTCGAGCCGGAAATGAAGAGCCTCGCCATGCGGCTCAAGTCGGAGATCGAGGACCTCGGCAAAAACGTCGAGGCGATGGACAGCCTCGTCGCCCTCGGCCGCAAGCTGTCGGAAGGCGAAGACCCCAAGATCGACTTCGTCCAGGCCTACCTCCTGGGCCGGATCACCGCCGGCGCGAAGCGGACGCCGGACGCCATCTTCTTCTATGAGCTCGCGATCTCGATGCGGAACGACCCGCCGGGCGCCCTCTACCGCGAGCTCGCCCAGCACCTGATGGACGAGGAGAACTACAAGGAAGCGATCCGCGTCCTGAACGGCGCCCTCAAGCACGAGTCGGACGCCCTCAAGGACGAGCGCTGGACCTTCCAGTACTTCCTCTCCTTCGCCTACGAGTTCAGCGGCGAGACCCAGGAAGCCCTCCGGGTCATCCGCGACGCCCAGGCGAACGAGCCCCGCAACCCGCAGGTCCGGCTCCAGGAAGGGTGGGTCTTCTCCCACTCGGAGCAATGGGACGAGGCGATCAAGATCTACACCGCCGTCCTCAAGGACTTCGCCCGGGACAAGCGGACCAAGGACTCCGCCCGGTTCAGCCTCTCCAACGCCTACACCCAGAAGGGGGACAAGGCCAAGGGAGAAGAGGTCCTGGAAGAGGTCCTCAAGGAAGACCCGGACAACACGCAGGCCAACAACGACCTCGCCTACCTCTGGTCCGAGCAGGGGAAGAACCTTGAGAAGTCCCGCGCGATGGTCGAGAAGGCCCTCAAGGCGGAGCCGGAAAACCCGGCCTACCTCGACACGCTCGGCTGGGTCCTCTATCAGATCGGCGACTACGAAGCGGCCCTCAAGCCGCTGCTCACCGCCTCGGAGATGCCCCGCGGCCAGGATCCCACGATCTACGACCACCTCGGCGACATCTACGACAAGCTCAACAAGAAAGAAGAAGCCACGAAGGCCTGGTCCAAGGGCCTCGAGCTCGAAGAGAAGAAAGTCCGCCAGGACAAGAAGATGCTCGACAAACTCCGCAAGAAGCTGGGGAAGTGA
- a CDS encoding anthranilate synthase component II, translated as MLFVLDNYDSFTYNLVQRFGEIDPSLEIRVARNDQITIDEIAALNPERIVISPGPCSPSEAGLSKQVIEHFGRLGVPVLGVCLGHQCMGEVYGAQVLRAKRLMHGKTSMIHHDGQGVFAGLPNPFEATRYHSLVIPEETLQPELIACAWTRDADHPTEIMGVRHRDYPVHGVQFHPESFLSPSGVDLLRNFLKIAPMVPA; from the coding sequence ATGCTCTTCGTTCTCGATAACTACGACTCCTTCACCTACAACCTCGTGCAGCGGTTTGGTGAGATCGATCCGTCGCTGGAGATCCGGGTCGCCCGCAACGACCAGATCACCATCGACGAAATCGCCGCCCTCAACCCCGAGCGGATCGTGATCTCCCCCGGCCCCTGCTCGCCGTCGGAAGCGGGCCTCTCCAAGCAGGTCATCGAGCACTTCGGCCGCCTCGGCGTCCCGGTCCTGGGTGTCTGTCTCGGCCACCAGTGCATGGGGGAGGTCTACGGCGCCCAGGTCCTGCGGGCCAAGCGGCTGATGCACGGCAAAACGTCGATGATCCACCACGACGGCCAAGGCGTCTTCGCCGGCCTCCCCAACCCCTTCGAGGCGACCCGCTACCACAGCCTCGTCATCCCCGAAGAAACGCTCCAACCCGAGCTCATCGCCTGCGCCTGGACCCGCGACGCCGACCACCCCACGGAGATCATGGGCGTCCGCCACCGCGACTACCCGGTCCACGGAGTCCAGTTCCACCCCGAGAGTTTTCTCTCGCCGTCGGGCGTCGATCTGCTCCGCAACTTTTTGAAGATCGCCCCGATGGTCCCCGCGTGA
- a CDS encoding GNAT family N-acetyltransferase, with product MDDGTGSIQLVPHTREGLLAMVAAMDPADRAQVSPDWLARVQATEVPDPWVFGFQAVLRETGVAVGTGGFRTPPTDGSVEIAYGIDAEYRGQGYATETAAGLTRFALASGRVTTVFAHTLPEPNASTRVLTKCGFRKTGDVIDPEDGLVWRWEYVPDAVG from the coding sequence ATGGATGATGGAACCGGATCAATCCAGCTCGTTCCCCACACTCGTGAGGGGCTTCTGGCGATGGTCGCCGCGATGGATCCGGCGGATCGGGCCCAGGTTTCTCCCGACTGGCTGGCGCGGGTCCAGGCGACGGAGGTTCCCGATCCCTGGGTCTTTGGGTTTCAGGCGGTCCTGCGGGAGACCGGCGTGGCCGTTGGCACCGGAGGGTTCCGGACGCCCCCCACCGATGGGAGTGTCGAGATCGCTTACGGGATTGATGCCGAGTACCGGGGGCAGGGGTACGCGACCGAGACGGCCGCAGGGTTGACCCGCTTTGCCCTCGCGAGCGGGCGAGTGACGACTGTGTTCGCTCACACGCTGCCGGAGCCGAACGCTTCGACGCGGGTTTTGACGAAGTGCGGGTTTCGGAAGACCGGGGACGTGATCGATCCTGAGGATGGGCTGGTCTGGCGGTGGGAGTATGTGCCGGACGCTGTGGGGTGA
- a CDS encoding CocE/NonD family hydrolase → MNQRWWCGLACLVLSLFVATAPAPAPAADEPLDLGGVREEHALLPMRDGTRLSAYLYFPAGEGPWPVLYEQRYADLRGKGTREAYARLARAGLVVCAENFRGAGQSEGTWVGYRALGWGELQDGYDSVEWLAKQPWSTGKIGTFGSSQAGFAQNFLAVTRPPHLVAQYMIDTGLSLFHEGYRIGGAWRPERFKLMGSVCREPAHNLAVLDEWLRHPTYDDYWQQEDCARHIDKMDVPCFTIGSWFDFMNIGSIESYRGRQHRAGPGSRGRQQLLIGPWLHGGYLGKNTGKVSELQFPDNAKFDAEQHLIRWFDYWLKGRDNQVERDPAVRYYVMGAVGEPGAPGNVWRETSDWPVSATATPYYLHADKTLTTRSPESADAAVTFKADPLHPAEIPNKRGFPGAADARTFEEQGEVRTFTTEVLTQPVEWTGLVKAELFVTTTARDTDFIVRVSDVYPDGRSILLVDYIRRGRYRDGYEQEVFFEPGKVAKVAFDVGWLSQVFAAGHRIRVTVASTGAPFYEPNPNTGKPMTLDMPADAVTATNTVLVNGQHASRVIAPLRTAGDRP, encoded by the coding sequence ATGAACCAACGCTGGTGGTGTGGGCTGGCCTGCCTCGTCCTCTCTCTCTTCGTCGCGACCGCCCCTGCTCCCGCCCCGGCGGCCGACGAACCGCTCGACCTCGGCGGCGTCCGCGAGGAACACGCCCTCCTCCCGATGCGGGACGGCACCCGCCTCTCCGCCTACCTCTACTTTCCCGCCGGCGAAGGCCCCTGGCCCGTCCTCTACGAACAGCGCTACGCCGACCTCCGCGGCAAAGGGACACGAGAAGCCTACGCCCGCCTCGCCCGGGCCGGCTTGGTCGTCTGTGCCGAGAACTTTCGAGGGGCCGGCCAGTCCGAAGGGACCTGGGTCGGCTATCGGGCCCTCGGCTGGGGCGAACTCCAGGACGGCTACGACTCCGTCGAGTGGCTCGCCAAACAGCCCTGGTCCACGGGCAAGATCGGAACCTTCGGCAGCTCCCAGGCGGGCTTCGCCCAGAACTTTCTCGCCGTGACGCGGCCGCCGCACCTCGTGGCGCAGTACATGATCGACACCGGCCTCAGCCTGTTTCACGAAGGCTACCGCATTGGCGGCGCCTGGCGTCCCGAGCGGTTCAAGCTCATGGGTTCCGTCTGCCGCGAACCGGCCCACAACCTCGCCGTCCTCGACGAATGGCTCCGCCACCCGACCTACGACGACTACTGGCAGCAGGAGGACTGCGCCCGCCACATCGACAAGATGGACGTCCCCTGCTTCACGATCGGCAGCTGGTTCGACTTCATGAACATCGGCTCGATCGAGAGCTACCGCGGCCGCCAGCACCGCGCCGGCCCGGGCTCCCGCGGCCGCCAGCAGCTCCTCATCGGCCCCTGGCTCCACGGCGGCTACCTGGGGAAGAACACCGGCAAAGTCAGCGAGCTCCAGTTTCCGGACAACGCGAAGTTCGATGCCGAGCAGCACCTGATCCGCTGGTTCGACTACTGGCTGAAAGGCCGCGACAACCAGGTCGAGCGCGACCCCGCGGTCCGCTACTACGTCATGGGAGCGGTCGGCGAGCCGGGCGCCCCGGGGAACGTCTGGCGGGAAACGAGCGACTGGCCCGTGAGCGCGACGGCCACCCCCTACTACCTGCACGCCGACAAGACCCTCACGACCCGTTCCCCGGAATCGGCGGACGCCGCGGTGACCTTCAAAGCCGACCCGCTCCACCCCGCGGAGATCCCCAACAAGCGGGGCTTTCCGGGAGCGGCCGACGCGCGAACCTTTGAAGAGCAGGGCGAAGTCCGGACCTTCACGACCGAAGTCCTCACGCAGCCGGTCGAGTGGACGGGCCTTGTTAAGGCCGAGCTGTTCGTGACGACCACGGCCCGCGACACGGACTTCATCGTCCGGGTCTCGGACGTCTACCCCGACGGCCGGTCGATCCTCCTCGTCGACTACATCCGCCGGGGCCGCTACCGCGACGGCTACGAGCAGGAGGTCTTCTTCGAACCGGGGAAGGTGGCCAAGGTTGCCTTCGACGTCGGCTGGCTGAGCCAGGTCTTCGCGGCGGGCCATCGGATCCGGGTGACGGTCGCCAGCACCGGCGCCCCGTTCTACGAGCCGAATCCGAACACCGGAAAGCCGATGACGCTCGACATGCCGGCCGACGCCGTCACGGCGACGAACACGGTGCTGGTGAACGGGCAGCACGCCTCCCGGGTGATCGCTCCGCTGCGGACCGCCGGAGACCGGCCGTAG
- a CDS encoding DUF1559 domain-containing protein, with protein sequence MSLSRNQTGFTLIELLVSIAIIAILVALLLPAVQQAREAARQSQCRNNLKQHGIALHNYLGTHQVFPPSSTSDVEQGGWIMNPLSRHLHSWVAFTLPYQDAGGVYNGMDFNVSALHPSNLKSAAAQLPVFRCPSYSGSKVSRDDDYTRFGPDYAITNYLAMGSTTAGIIYGGNTGLYVPDGILYPLSSTSARDVTDGMSNTLIVVESREEAHAVWADGGVMSVVAMRYDDAASPLYAGPELALNYTPYFEYIDPLVLWGPSSQHAGGGMHLFADGSVRFISQYIGVPVYLAITTKGGAEKIGAEAVP encoded by the coding sequence ATGTCGCTGTCACGGAATCAGACCGGCTTCACGCTGATCGAGCTGCTCGTCTCGATCGCCATCATCGCCATCCTGGTGGCGCTACTGCTCCCCGCCGTCCAGCAGGCCCGCGAGGCCGCCCGGCAGTCGCAGTGCCGCAACAACCTCAAGCAGCACGGCATCGCCCTGCACAACTACCTGGGAACCCACCAGGTCTTCCCCCCCTCGAGCACGAGCGACGTCGAGCAGGGGGGCTGGATCATGAACCCGCTGAGCCGCCACCTCCACAGCTGGGTGGCGTTCACGCTCCCCTACCAGGACGCCGGCGGCGTCTACAACGGCATGGATTTCAACGTCTCCGCCCTGCACCCGAGCAACCTCAAGTCCGCCGCCGCCCAGCTCCCGGTCTTCCGCTGCCCCTCCTACTCCGGCTCCAAGGTGAGCCGCGACGACGACTACACCCGGTTCGGCCCGGACTACGCGATCACCAATTACCTCGCCATGGGGTCGACGACCGCCGGCATCATCTACGGAGGGAACACGGGCCTCTACGTCCCGGACGGGATCCTCTACCCGCTCTCCTCGACCTCGGCCAGGGACGTCACGGACGGGATGTCGAACACGCTGATCGTGGTCGAGTCGCGGGAGGAGGCCCACGCCGTGTGGGCCGACGGCGGAGTGATGTCGGTCGTGGCGATGCGGTACGACGACGCGGCCTCCCCTCTCTACGCCGGTCCGGAACTGGCCCTCAACTACACGCCGTACTTCGAGTACATCGATCCGCTGGTCCTGTGGGGCCCCTCCAGCCAGCACGCGGGGGGCGGCATGCACCTCTTCGCCGACGGCAGCGTCCGGTTCATCTCGCAGTACATCGGCGTCCCGGTCTATCTGGCGATCACGACCAAGGGGGGCGCCGAAAAGATCGGCGCGGAGGCGGTCCCATGA